A genome region from Sphingomonas anseongensis includes the following:
- a CDS encoding valine--tRNA ligase, giving the protein MSELPKTFDPAAIEQRWYGHWESNGLFRPDRGDRQPWTIVMPPPNVTGSLHIGHALDNTLQDVLTRRERMLGKDALWVVGTDHAGIATQMVVERTIAGQGLKRQDLGREKFLDIVWDWKETSGGAITRQLRRLGASCDWKHERFTMDDGFSKAVVKVFVELHRRGLLYRDKRLVNWDPKFQSAISDLEVETRDVQGKFWTLSYPLEDGSGAIQVATTRPETMLADMAVAVHPDDERYKALVGKKLKHPITGRLIPIVADEHADPELGSGAVKITPGHDFNDFEVGKRAGFAAADMLNMLDSSGNVVQTQDGLIPDELLGLERFEARKRVVEMLEAEGALVSVEDRVIPTPFGDRSGVVIEPWLTDQWYVDAAKLVGPVIEATRSGKIKIVPATWKKTWFNWLENIQPWCVSRQLWWGHRIPAWYADDGEIFVAETEEEARAQAGGKLLRQDDDVLDTWFSSALWPFATLGWPEQTEELKRHYPNDVLISGFDILFFWDARMAMQGIEFMGEVPWRTLYLHGLVRDAQGQKMSKSKGNTVDPLGLIDKYGADALRFTLAAMESQGRDIKLDEKRVEGYRNFATKLWNAARFLQMNGVGASQSIAAPAADLPVNRWIIGEVVETLAKLNRAFDDLRFDDMANAIYHFVWDTYCDWYVELVKGAFDEETKAVAAWAFDQILVMLHPLMPFITEELWSKMGDRPYELIVAKWPQPEAKVDAAAKDEMDWLIALVSEIRSARTELSVPPSAKLRLFAGDASDKVAGRLDRQFATVSRLARLESIQLSPFTGTGAVQVVVEGATYALPLGDVIDLDAERTRLRKSIEAAEKERDQLGARLGNPNFVERAKPEAVEKARSDHAEKSAEAERYRAALTRLG; this is encoded by the coding sequence ATGAGCGAGCTTCCGAAAACCTTCGATCCCGCCGCAATCGAGCAGCGCTGGTACGGCCACTGGGAATCCAACGGCCTGTTCCGCCCGGATCGTGGCGACCGGCAGCCGTGGACGATCGTGATGCCGCCGCCAAACGTCACGGGCTCGCTGCACATCGGCCACGCACTCGACAATACGCTCCAGGACGTCCTCACGCGGCGCGAGCGGATGCTCGGCAAGGACGCTTTATGGGTGGTCGGCACCGACCATGCGGGCATCGCTACGCAGATGGTCGTTGAGCGAACGATCGCGGGGCAGGGGCTCAAGCGGCAGGATCTGGGACGCGAAAAATTCCTCGATATCGTCTGGGACTGGAAGGAAACATCCGGCGGGGCGATTACCCGCCAGCTTCGCCGCCTCGGTGCCTCGTGCGACTGGAAGCACGAGCGGTTCACGATGGACGATGGCTTCTCGAAGGCCGTCGTGAAGGTGTTCGTCGAGCTTCACCGTCGCGGCCTGCTCTATCGCGACAAGCGGCTGGTGAACTGGGATCCGAAATTCCAGAGCGCGATTAGCGACCTCGAGGTGGAGACCAGGGACGTCCAGGGCAAGTTCTGGACGCTCAGCTATCCGCTCGAGGACGGAAGCGGCGCGATCCAGGTCGCAACGACACGTCCGGAAACGATGCTCGCCGACATGGCGGTGGCGGTTCACCCCGACGACGAGCGGTATAAGGCATTGGTCGGCAAGAAGCTGAAGCATCCGATCACCGGTCGGCTCATCCCGATCGTGGCCGACGAGCATGCGGACCCGGAGCTCGGCTCGGGCGCGGTGAAGATCACTCCGGGGCACGACTTCAACGATTTCGAGGTCGGCAAGCGCGCCGGTTTCGCCGCTGCCGACATGCTCAACATGCTCGATTCGTCAGGCAACGTCGTTCAAACCCAGGACGGGCTGATCCCGGACGAGTTGCTCGGGCTTGAGCGGTTCGAGGCGCGCAAGCGCGTGGTCGAGATGCTTGAGGCGGAAGGCGCGCTGGTCTCGGTCGAGGACCGCGTGATCCCGACCCCGTTCGGCGACCGCTCGGGAGTGGTGATCGAGCCGTGGCTAACCGACCAATGGTACGTCGATGCCGCGAAGCTCGTCGGCCCAGTGATCGAGGCGACGCGCAGCGGCAAGATCAAGATCGTCCCCGCGACGTGGAAGAAGACCTGGTTCAACTGGCTGGAGAATATCCAGCCCTGGTGCGTCTCGCGCCAGCTGTGGTGGGGCCACCGGATTCCGGCCTGGTACGCCGACGACGGCGAAATCTTCGTGGCGGAGACCGAGGAAGAGGCGAGGGCGCAAGCGGGCGGCAAGTTGCTTCGCCAGGATGACGACGTCCTCGACACCTGGTTCAGCTCGGCTCTGTGGCCGTTCGCCACGCTCGGGTGGCCGGAGCAGACGGAGGAGCTGAAGCGCCACTACCCCAACGACGTGCTCATCTCCGGCTTCGACATCCTCTTCTTCTGGGATGCGCGGATGGCGATGCAGGGCATCGAATTCATGGGCGAAGTGCCGTGGAGGACGCTCTACCTCCACGGCCTGGTCCGCGACGCGCAGGGCCAAAAGATGTCCAAGTCGAAGGGCAACACGGTCGACCCGCTCGGCCTCATCGACAAATATGGGGCCGACGCGCTGCGCTTCACCCTGGCGGCGATGGAAAGCCAGGGGCGCGACATCAAGCTCGATGAGAAAAGGGTCGAGGGCTACCGCAACTTCGCGACCAAGCTGTGGAACGCCGCGCGCTTCCTGCAGATGAACGGCGTCGGCGCGAGCCAGAGCATCGCGGCTCCGGCAGCCGATCTTCCCGTCAATCGCTGGATCATCGGCGAAGTGGTGGAGACCCTCGCCAAGCTCAACCGCGCGTTCGACGATCTGCGCTTCGACGACATGGCCAACGCCATCTACCACTTCGTCTGGGACACCTACTGCGACTGGTATGTCGAGCTGGTGAAGGGCGCGTTCGACGAGGAAACCAAGGCCGTCGCCGCCTGGGCGTTCGACCAGATCCTGGTAATGCTCCACCCGCTGATGCCCTTCATCACCGAGGAGCTTTGGTCGAAGATGGGGGACAGGCCTTACGAGCTCATCGTCGCCAAATGGCCCCAGCCCGAAGCGAAGGTGGACGCGGCGGCAAAGGACGAGATGGACTGGCTGATCGCGCTGGTCAGCGAGATTCGGTCGGCCAGGACCGAGCTCAGCGTTCCTCCGTCAGCGAAGCTGCGTCTTTTCGCCGGTGATGCGTCCGACAAGGTCGCGGGGCGGCTGGACCGGCAATTCGCCACCGTTTCACGGCTGGCGCGACTGGAATCCATTCAGCTTTCACCGTTCACCGGCACCGGAGCGGTGCAGGTGGTGGTCGAAGGCGCAACCTATGCGCTTCCGCTCGGGGATGTGATCGATCTCGACGCGGAGAGAACGCGGCTCAGGAAGTCGATCGAGGCCGCTGAGAAGGAGCGTGACCAGCTGGGGGCGCGCCTCGGCAACCCGAACTTCGTCGAGCGGGCCAAGCCCGAGGCCGTCGAGAAGGCCCGCTCCGACCACGCTGAGAAATCGGCCGAGGCCGAACGTTATCGAGCGGCGTTGACCCGGCTCGGTTGA
- a CDS encoding diacylglycerol/lipid kinase family protein, which yields MPPLPRQAILIVNAASRKGAEAFEGARDKLVEAGIQLIDSRAVEDPGLLAGEVTAAIDRAPMVIIGGGDGTLSKAVDHFLGKDVVFAFLPLGTANSFARTLGIPLDLDGAIGVIANGVARPIDLANINGDYFLNNAALGLAPMVAETVPSGLKRILGRLGYLVWAGWSAASFDAFRLIVDDGRREHRLWATEVRIANGRFHGGVELIESADLDSGEVVVQAVQGRSLTKLAWSYMASALKAPSRHETVREFRGRKMRVATKPRMRVSIDGELGPETPLEIEVAPDAIRVAAPAPD from the coding sequence GTGCCCCCGCTACCCAGACAAGCGATCCTGATCGTCAACGCCGCGAGCCGGAAAGGCGCGGAGGCCTTCGAAGGCGCCCGCGACAAGCTGGTCGAGGCCGGCATCCAGCTGATCGATTCACGAGCGGTCGAGGATCCAGGGCTGCTGGCGGGCGAAGTCACGGCGGCGATCGACCGGGCACCGATGGTGATCATCGGCGGCGGCGACGGGACGCTTTCGAAGGCTGTCGATCACTTCCTGGGGAAGGACGTGGTCTTCGCCTTCCTGCCGCTAGGCACAGCGAACAGCTTTGCGCGGACTCTCGGAATCCCGCTCGATCTCGATGGCGCGATCGGGGTGATCGCCAACGGAGTCGCCCGCCCGATCGATCTCGCAAACATCAACGGCGATTATTTCCTCAACAATGCCGCCCTCGGCCTGGCCCCGATGGTCGCCGAGACGGTGCCGAGCGGGCTCAAGCGGATACTCGGCCGGCTGGGCTATCTCGTCTGGGCGGGCTGGTCCGCGGCGAGCTTCGACGCATTCCGCCTGATCGTGGACGACGGGCGGCGCGAGCACCGGCTGTGGGCGACGGAGGTCCGGATCGCCAACGGCCGCTTCCACGGCGGAGTCGAGCTCATCGAAAGCGCCGACCTCGATAGCGGCGAGGTCGTCGTCCAGGCCGTCCAGGGGCGGAGCCTGACTAAGCTCGCCTGGAGCTACATGGCCAGCGCGCTGAAGGCGCCCTCGAGGCACGAGACGGTGCGCGAGTTCAGGGGGCGCAAGATGCGCGTTGCAACCAAGCCGCGGATGCGAGTGTCGATCGACGGAGAGCTGGGGCCCGAGACGCCCCTGGAGATCGAGGTCGCGCCCGATGCGATCCGGGTCGCGGCTCCTGCTCCGGACTAG
- a CDS encoding arginine N-succinyltransferase, producing MTMRVRPARAEDFPAIYKMAKLTGGGFTNLPPDKATLVEKLARSAASFEREDDEQSGDLYVFVLEDAKTKAIRGTCQVFGQVGVTQPFYSYHLSTLTQSSPELGKTFRNETLTLTTDLEGSSEVGGLFLHPESRAGGLGALLARSRYLFMKLHRQRFGDRTLAELRGVMDEAGNAPFWDALAGKFFGMTFPDADEFNAVHGTKFIADLMPRTPIYVALLPDSAKAVMGQPHPSGRAAMKMLEAEGFAFDRYIDIFDGGPTVTCPTDQIRTIRQSDVHSVAEIGEGGKQKVLIATGRLNSFRACCATIGKVPKKGLCIDRQTADLLEVEVGDKVVAVSRNGST from the coding sequence ATGACCATGCGCGTTCGGCCGGCGAGAGCGGAAGATTTTCCGGCGATCTACAAGATGGCGAAGCTGACCGGCGGCGGGTTCACCAACCTACCTCCCGACAAGGCAACTCTGGTCGAGAAGCTGGCGCGGTCCGCCGCGTCGTTCGAGCGCGAGGACGACGAGCAGAGCGGCGACCTCTATGTGTTCGTTCTTGAGGATGCGAAAACGAAAGCCATCCGGGGGACCTGCCAGGTGTTCGGCCAGGTAGGCGTGACCCAGCCTTTCTATTCCTATCACCTCAGCACCCTGACCCAGAGCAGCCCCGAGCTTGGCAAGACCTTCCGCAACGAGACTCTGACCCTGACGACTGACCTCGAAGGCTCGTCGGAAGTCGGCGGGCTGTTCCTCCATCCGGAATCGCGCGCGGGTGGACTCGGCGCCCTGCTCGCTAGAAGCCGCTACTTATTCATGAAGCTCCACCGACAGCGGTTCGGTGACCGGACGCTAGCCGAGCTCCGCGGCGTAATGGACGAGGCGGGCAACGCGCCTTTCTGGGATGCGCTGGCCGGCAAATTCTTCGGGATGACCTTTCCCGACGCGGACGAGTTCAACGCGGTTCATGGCACGAAATTCATCGCCGACCTGATGCCGAGGACTCCGATCTACGTCGCCTTGCTCCCGGATAGCGCGAAGGCGGTGATGGGCCAGCCGCACCCGTCCGGCCGCGCGGCTATGAAGATGTTGGAGGCGGAAGGCTTTGCCTTCGACCGCTATATCGACATCTTCGACGGCGGTCCGACGGTGACCTGCCCCACGGACCAGATCCGCACCATCCGCCAGTCCGACGTCCACTCCGTCGCGGAGATAGGCGAAGGCGGGAAACAGAAGGTCTTGATCGCCACCGGCCGGCTGAACAGCTTCCGTGCCTGCTGCGCCACGATCGGAAAGGTCCCGAAGAAGGGGCTATGCATCGACCGCCAGACTGCGGATCTGCTCGAGGTGGAGGTTGGCGACAAGGTCGTAGCAGTGAGCCGCAATGGCTCTACCTGA
- a CDS encoding GNAT family N-acetyltransferase produces the protein MAEVIAETDRLLLRTWDEQDLDEFIARTNTPAVMRWLGGVAPREQHEAAFERLKAYQRDFGHTFWIVERKSDAALLGFCGLKRVNHPNAGPITGDFEVGWRLREDAWGQGYAKEAAIESLDLAFERFGAPHVVALTVPGNAASQALMKRLGMKLREELDFVDSRFEHPGDLNPAIVYAIQAAEWPEARARALRPR, from the coding sequence ATGGCTGAAGTGATCGCGGAGACGGACCGTCTCCTGCTTCGGACCTGGGACGAGCAAGATTTGGACGAGTTCATCGCGCGTACCAATACGCCGGCCGTGATGCGCTGGCTTGGCGGTGTCGCCCCGCGGGAGCAGCACGAAGCCGCATTCGAGCGGCTGAAGGCCTACCAGCGGGACTTCGGTCACACCTTCTGGATCGTCGAGCGGAAGAGCGATGCCGCCCTGCTCGGATTTTGCGGGTTGAAGCGGGTGAACCACCCGAACGCCGGACCGATCACCGGTGATTTCGAAGTGGGCTGGCGCCTCCGCGAGGACGCGTGGGGCCAGGGCTATGCCAAGGAGGCGGCAATCGAGTCGCTGGACCTGGCGTTCGAAAGGTTCGGAGCGCCGCACGTGGTGGCGCTGACGGTTCCGGGGAACGCCGCGAGTCAGGCGCTCATGAAGCGGCTCGGGATGAAACTGCGCGAGGAGCTCGACTTTGTCGATTCGCGGTTTGAGCACCCAGGCGATCTCAATCCCGCCATCGTCTACGCGATCCAAGCGGCCGAGTGGCCGGAGGCACGGGCTCGCGCGCTTCGGCCGCGCTAG
- the hemB gene encoding porphobilinogen synthase yields MSSFPALRMRRARSAPWIRAMLAETRLHPSDFIWPLFICDGEGCEEPIGSLPGVSRWSVDRLAAKAREAADLGIPCIALFPNTPNDLRTEDAREALNPDNLICRAIKAIKDAVPDIGVLTDVALDPYTSHGHDGLVDSSGYVLNDETVEILVEQALVQAAAGADIVAPSDMMDGRIGAIREALEREGHLNVAIMAYAAKYASAFYGPFREAVGSLGRLKGDKRSYQMDSANIEEALREVDLDLEEGADFVMVKPGLPYLDVVARVKAEFGVPTFVYQVSGEYAMIEHSAAAGAADREALILETLLAFKRAGASGILTYHALDAARLLNG; encoded by the coding sequence ATGAGCTCTTTTCCAGCCTTGAGAATGCGCCGCGCTCGCTCCGCGCCGTGGATTCGCGCGATGCTCGCCGAGACCCGGCTTCACCCCAGCGACTTCATCTGGCCGTTGTTCATTTGCGACGGCGAGGGATGCGAGGAGCCGATCGGCTCACTCCCCGGAGTCAGCCGCTGGTCGGTCGACCGCCTCGCTGCCAAGGCCCGCGAAGCCGCCGACCTCGGCATCCCCTGCATCGCGTTGTTCCCGAACACACCAAACGATCTTCGGACCGAGGATGCGCGCGAGGCTTTGAACCCCGACAATCTCATCTGCCGCGCGATCAAGGCGATCAAGGATGCGGTTCCGGATATCGGGGTGCTCACCGACGTCGCGCTCGATCCGTACACGAGCCACGGCCACGACGGGTTGGTCGACTCGTCAGGTTATGTCCTCAACGACGAGACAGTAGAAATCCTGGTGGAGCAGGCGCTGGTGCAAGCCGCTGCGGGCGCCGACATCGTCGCTCCCTCCGATATGATGGACGGCCGCATCGGAGCGATCCGCGAGGCTCTGGAGCGGGAAGGGCACCTGAACGTCGCAATCATGGCTTATGCCGCCAAATATGCGTCGGCCTTCTACGGGCCTTTCCGCGAAGCCGTCGGATCGCTCGGACGGCTGAAGGGCGACAAGCGCTCCTACCAGATGGATTCGGCGAACATCGAGGAAGCGCTTCGAGAGGTGGATCTCGATCTGGAGGAGGGGGCGGACTTCGTGATGGTGAAGCCGGGATTGCCCTATCTCGACGTCGTCGCTCGGGTGAAGGCGGAATTCGGCGTGCCAACCTTCGTTTATCAGGTGTCCGGCGAGTATGCGATGATTGAGCATTCAGCTGCCGCCGGCGCGGCCGACCGTGAGGCACTGATCCTGGAAACGTTGCTGGCCTTCAAGCGCGCCGGGGCGTCGGGAATCCTCACCTATCACGCGCTCGACGCTGCCCGGCTGCTCAATGGCTGA
- a CDS encoding MATE family efflux transporter: protein MADAPKPKRGNLTEGAIGKTLLVFALPTLASSIVQSMNGTVNAIWVGRFIGENGLAATSNANMVMFLLISFVFGFGMAATILVGQAFGRKDMDEARRVVGTTAGTFLLISMVAAVAGWFLAPGILHLLGTPAPATPLALAYLRVIFLAMPALLLLTMLMMVLRGAGDSLTPLWFMLVAVILDSALNPVFILGLGPAPKMGIAGSATATLIANYAALIGLLAYIYFKDLPLRLRGNEFRYLWCDIALLKTIVVKGLPMGIQMIVISLSALALIGLVNSNGVDTAAAFGVALQLWTYVQMPAMALGAAVSAMVAQNIGAGLWHRVSAVTRSGILYSVAITTALVLLMTLSDRPVMALFMGGGSPALPIARHIHLVATWNFILFGVTMVLFATVRANGAVWAPLIILCIGLLPVRFGFIFATDQWLGSADAIWWSFPVSSFANLALSVGYYLNGSWKKARMHTAAPLSDEETLEEALGTREPGGALKPAG from the coding sequence ATGGCAGACGCGCCCAAACCGAAGCGCGGCAACCTCACCGAGGGCGCGATCGGCAAAACCCTCCTCGTTTTCGCGCTGCCGACCCTCGCAAGTTCCATCGTCCAGTCGATGAACGGCACTGTGAATGCGATCTGGGTCGGCCGTTTCATCGGCGAGAACGGTCTTGCGGCGACCTCCAACGCCAACATGGTCATGTTCCTGCTGATCTCCTTCGTCTTCGGGTTCGGAATGGCCGCGACGATCCTCGTCGGCCAGGCGTTCGGGCGGAAGGACATGGACGAGGCGCGGCGGGTCGTCGGCACGACCGCCGGTACCTTCCTGCTTATCAGCATGGTGGCAGCGGTGGCGGGCTGGTTCCTGGCGCCGGGGATCCTGCATCTGCTCGGAACGCCGGCGCCCGCGACGCCGCTCGCTCTCGCCTATCTGCGGGTGATCTTCCTGGCGATGCCGGCCCTCCTCCTCCTGACGATGCTGATGATGGTCCTGAGAGGAGCCGGGGACAGCCTGACTCCGCTGTGGTTCATGCTCGTCGCCGTCATCCTCGACAGCGCTCTCAACCCGGTCTTCATCCTCGGCCTCGGACCCGCACCGAAGATGGGAATCGCCGGATCGGCGACCGCCACCCTCATCGCCAACTATGCCGCGCTGATCGGCCTTCTCGCCTACATCTATTTCAAGGACCTGCCGCTTCGCCTTCGCGGAAACGAGTTCCGCTATCTGTGGTGCGACATCGCGCTGCTCAAGACGATCGTCGTCAAGGGATTGCCGATGGGCATCCAGATGATCGTCATCTCGCTCTCTGCGCTGGCGCTCATCGGCCTCGTCAACAGCAACGGCGTCGACACGGCGGCAGCGTTCGGCGTCGCCCTGCAATTGTGGACCTATGTGCAGATGCCGGCGATGGCGCTGGGAGCGGCGGTCAGCGCGATGGTCGCCCAGAACATCGGCGCCGGCCTGTGGCATCGAGTCTCGGCGGTAACCCGCTCGGGGATCCTCTATTCGGTGGCAATAACGACCGCGCTCGTTCTCCTCATGACTCTCTCCGATCGCCCGGTCATGGCCTTGTTCATGGGCGGCGGGAGCCCGGCGCTTCCAATCGCCAGGCACATCCACCTCGTTGCAACGTGGAACTTCATCCTGTTCGGAGTCACCATGGTGCTGTTCGCGACGGTTCGGGCGAACGGCGCGGTGTGGGCGCCCCTGATCATCCTGTGCATCGGCCTGTTGCCGGTGCGCTTCGGCTTCATCTTCGCGACCGACCAATGGCTTGGAAGCGCGGATGCGATCTGGTGGAGCTTCCCGGTCAGCTCCTTCGCCAACCTTGCCTTGTCCGTCGGCTACTATCTCAACGGCAGCTGGAAGAAGGCGCGTATGCACACGGCCGCGCCGCTGAGCGACGAGGAAACGCTCGAAGAGGCGCTCGGCACTCGCGAGCCGGGCGGAGCGCTGAAGCCCGCAGGCTAG
- a CDS encoding N-succinylarginine dihydrolase: protein MALPEINFDGIVGPSHNYAGLSLGNLASTRNLGQVSRPRSAALQGVEKMRSNLRLGLTQGIFLPHPRPHREWLAALGTTIEDAEPKVAANAMSASAMWAANAATVSPAADAADGKCHLTVANLKTMPHRSHEWPATLAQLKVAFRDPAFAVHAPVPTAFGDEGAANHMRLTTAYGESGVELFVYGVSGGAFPARQHLQASRAIARLHRLDPAKVLFVEQSEDAIAAGAFHNDVVAVANQRILFAHEKAFADRDRVLGECERLFPELQLVEVSGADVPLRDAIASYLFNGQIVSPPGGETTLVVPEEVRETASVWSWVQRHVAGNGPIRKVEVVDVRQSMANGGGPACLRLRVVADPATVDPRFLVDEDKLDRIAAVIDQHWPESLHSDDLQNPALIRDVETARSALLDTLDLAELT, encoded by the coding sequence ATGGCTCTACCTGAGATCAACTTCGACGGGATCGTCGGGCCGAGCCACAATTATGCCGGCCTGAGCCTCGGCAACCTCGCGTCGACCCGCAACCTGGGCCAGGTCTCGCGGCCGCGCTCCGCGGCCCTCCAGGGTGTCGAGAAGATGCGGTCGAACCTTCGCCTCGGCCTCACTCAGGGGATATTCCTCCCCCACCCGCGCCCGCACCGCGAGTGGCTGGCGGCGCTCGGGACGACGATCGAGGACGCTGAACCGAAGGTCGCGGCCAATGCGATGTCGGCCTCGGCCATGTGGGCGGCCAATGCCGCAACCGTTTCCCCCGCCGCGGATGCCGCAGACGGCAAGTGTCACCTGACCGTCGCCAACCTCAAGACGATGCCACACCGCAGCCACGAATGGCCGGCGACGCTGGCGCAGCTCAAGGTCGCGTTCCGCGATCCGGCATTCGCTGTCCATGCGCCGGTGCCCACCGCATTCGGTGACGAGGGCGCCGCCAATCACATGCGACTCACGACAGCCTATGGCGAGTCAGGCGTTGAGCTGTTCGTTTACGGCGTCAGCGGCGGCGCATTTCCGGCCCGTCAGCACCTGCAAGCGTCCAGGGCGATCGCCCGGCTTCACCGCCTCGATCCCGCCAAGGTCCTGTTCGTCGAGCAATCGGAGGACGCGATTGCCGCTGGTGCTTTCCACAATGATGTCGTCGCGGTCGCCAACCAGCGAATTCTGTTCGCCCACGAAAAGGCCTTCGCCGACCGCGATCGGGTGCTCGGCGAATGTGAGCGGCTGTTCCCGGAGCTTCAACTGGTCGAGGTGAGCGGCGCCGACGTGCCTCTCAGAGACGCAATCGCCTCCTACCTGTTCAATGGCCAGATTGTGAGCCCGCCCGGCGGCGAGACCACGCTCGTTGTGCCCGAGGAAGTTCGCGAGACTGCATCCGTCTGGTCGTGGGTGCAGCGTCACGTCGCCGGCAACGGGCCAATCCGAAAGGTCGAGGTCGTCGATGTTCGCCAGTCGATGGCCAACGGCGGCGGCCCCGCCTGCCTTCGCCTCCGGGTGGTCGCCGACCCGGCCACGGTGGACCCGCGCTTCCTGGTCGACGAAGACAAGCTCGATCGGATCGCCGCGGTGATCGATCAGCATTGGCCGGAATCACTTCATTCCGACGACCTTCAGAATCCGGCGCTCATCAGAGACGTCGAAACTGCCCGCTCGGCGCTGCTGGACACGCTCGACCTGGCCGAGCTCACCTGA
- a CDS encoding hydrolase, producing MSLSADEQQAVERAADEPMLDQVLAWSAINSGSRNLPGLERVAAVLADAFSVLPGQIELVDPAPVETVDSAGRNVTLEHGQNIRLKVRVDAPVQLLLTGHMDTVFPVDHAFQSTRWLEDGVLNGPGVADMKGGLAVMLAALKAVEESPKGSSLGYEVIINSDEEVGSLGSAALLADAAAGKRAALTYEPSALPDGTFAGARPGSGNYSFVVRGRSAHAGRNPEDGRNALLAAADLALRLDSLRRDGLTVNPARIEGGSPSNVVPDMAVLRVNLRPRTPEIEADTRLRIDEIVAAVATTRDVSIEAHGGFGRPPKPMTPEMEKLFDLVKQAGADLGQPIGWKATGGVCDGNNIAACRVPVVDTMGVRGGKIHSMEEFLISESLGERAALSALTILRIAEGL from the coding sequence ATGAGCCTCTCCGCAGATGAGCAGCAAGCGGTTGAACGCGCGGCTGACGAGCCGATGCTCGACCAGGTGCTGGCGTGGAGCGCGATCAACAGCGGATCGCGCAACCTGCCGGGCCTCGAGCGCGTCGCGGCGGTGCTCGCCGATGCATTCTCGGTTCTTCCAGGACAGATAGAACTCGTCGATCCAGCGCCGGTCGAGACGGTCGATTCCGCAGGGCGGAACGTGACGCTGGAGCATGGCCAGAACATCCGCCTCAAGGTCCGGGTGGATGCGCCCGTGCAACTCCTGCTCACCGGCCACATGGACACCGTCTTCCCCGTCGATCACGCTTTCCAGTCGACCCGCTGGCTCGAGGACGGCGTCCTGAACGGTCCCGGAGTGGCCGACATGAAAGGCGGGCTGGCAGTGATGCTTGCGGCGCTGAAAGCCGTAGAGGAGAGCCCCAAGGGGTCCAGCCTTGGCTATGAAGTCATCATCAACAGCGACGAGGAAGTGGGATCGCTCGGCTCCGCGGCACTGCTTGCCGATGCGGCTGCAGGAAAGCGCGCCGCGCTCACCTATGAGCCGTCAGCGCTTCCGGACGGCACCTTTGCCGGTGCCCGCCCCGGAAGCGGCAATTATTCCTTCGTTGTCCGCGGCCGTTCCGCCCATGCCGGCCGCAACCCCGAGGACGGCCGCAACGCCCTCCTCGCAGCCGCCGACCTCGCGCTACGCCTCGATTCGCTCAGGCGCGACGGACTGACCGTGAACCCGGCACGGATCGAAGGCGGAAGCCCCAGCAACGTCGTTCCCGACATGGCTGTCCTCCGGGTGAATCTCAGGCCGCGCACTCCGGAAATCGAGGCCGACACCAGGCTCCGGATCGATGAAATCGTCGCCGCCGTAGCAACGACCCGCGACGTCTCGATCGAAGCACACGGCGGCTTCGGCCGCCCGCCCAAGCCGATGACGCCGGAAATGGAGAAACTGTTCGACCTGGTGAAGCAGGCGGGCGCCGACCTCGGCCAACCAATCGGGTGGAAGGCCACAGGCGGCGTGTGCGACGGCAATAATATCGCGGCTTGCAGAGTGCCCGTCGTTGACACGATGGGCGTCCGCGGCGGCAAGATCCACAGCATGGAGGAATTTCTGATCAGCGAAAGTCTCGGTGAACGGGCAGCGCTTTCGGCGCTGACCATCCTTCGAATTGCCGAGGGCTTATGA
- a CDS encoding universal stress protein → MRTYLVVIDDSAEARVALRFAARRATKTDGAVEVLAVVAPQDFVQWGGVQAAFEEEQKLRIEGVVSSAVGGIFDEAGIKPAIVLRQGDAVKVVRDYLADRDEIAALVLGAAPSGDPGPLVAHFAGKDSGKLPCPVMIIPGSLTDERLEQLS, encoded by the coding sequence GTGCGCACCTATCTGGTCGTGATCGACGACAGTGCCGAAGCGCGCGTTGCGCTCCGCTTCGCCGCCCGCAGAGCAACCAAAACCGATGGTGCAGTCGAGGTCCTGGCGGTCGTCGCGCCTCAGGATTTCGTTCAGTGGGGCGGGGTGCAGGCCGCGTTCGAGGAAGAGCAGAAGCTCCGAATTGAGGGAGTCGTCAGCTCCGCCGTCGGCGGGATCTTCGACGAGGCGGGGATCAAGCCGGCAATCGTCCTTCGCCAGGGTGACGCGGTGAAGGTGGTCCGCGATTACCTGGCCGACCGGGACGAGATCGCCGCGCTGGTGCTCGGCGCGGCGCCTTCGGGCGATCCGGGCCCGCTGGTGGCCCATTTCGCGGGCAAGGACTCGGGCAAGCTGCCGTGCCCGGTGATGATCATCCCCGGTTCGCTGACCGACGAGCGACTGGAGCAGCTCAGCTAG